GCCACGGCGGCGGTGAGGGCAGCGGCCTCGGCGGGGTGCACCGGGCGGCCGGGGCCGAGGACCAGGACCGCGGTGGCGGCGGCCGTGGTGGCGGCGGCGATCGCGGCGGCCGGGCGGCGGCCGAGGCGCTGGGGCAGGCCGAGGACGCCGGCGGCGCGGTCCGCGGCGATGTCGGGGAGGACGTTGGCGAAGTGGGCGCCGCAGCCGAGCAGGGCGGCGGCGGTCGTCACCCACCAGGGCGGGACGGTGGCGGTGGCGAAGGCCGGCAGCAGGCCGAAGGCCACCGCGTACGGCAGCCAGGAGGCGACGGTGCGCTTCAGCCACACGTTGTAGGCCCAGCCGGCGGCGACCCCGGTGAGGTGGGCGGCGCCGGCCCGGGTGCCGCAGGCGAGGGAGAGCGGGACGGCGGCGGCGAGCGCGGCGGCGGCCGCGGTGCCGACCGTCCGCGGTGCGAGCGCGCCCCGGGCGAGCGGCTTGTCGGCGCGGCCGGCGACGGCGTCCCGGGCGGAGTCGATGCGGTCGTTGGACCAGCCGATGGAGAGCTGGCCGGCCGCCGTGGCGGCGCCGGTCAGCAGGACGGCGCCCGCGGTGCGGCCCGCGGCGGCCGCGAGCGCCGCGGCGAAGGCGGTGACGGCCGCGGCCGGGGCGGGGTGGCAGGCGGCCACCAGCAGCGCCGGCCGGCGGATCCACCGCCCGGCCGCCGCCGCGTCCATCCCACTGGACATGCCGTCAGATTAGGGCCTGCCGGTCCGTCCGCGCCGCAGCGGCACGCGGCGGGGCGCAGGATGCGGGAGCCGGTCCCGGTGGCGGGGGTGTCGGGCGTGGCGCGCCAGGGCCTACCTCTTTCGCCGCATCAGTCCCTTTTCTCCC
The nucleotide sequence above comes from Streptomyces sp. TLI_235. Encoded proteins:
- a CDS encoding 4-hydroxybenzoate polyprenyltransferase, which produces MSSGMDAAAAGRWIRRPALLVAACHPAPAAAVTAFAAALAAAAGRTAGAVLLTGAATAAGQLSIGWSNDRIDSARDAVAGRADKPLARGALAPRTVGTAAAAALAAAVPLSLACGTRAGAAHLTGVAAGWAYNVWLKRTVASWLPYAVAFGLLPAFATATVPPWWVTTAAALLGCGAHFANVLPDIAADRAAGVLGLPQRLGRRPAAAIAAATTAAATAVLVLGPGRPVHPAEAAALTAAVAAALLAPAAPGRTPFLATLGIAALDVALLLTRGLTPA